In Lolium rigidum isolate FL_2022 chromosome 3, APGP_CSIRO_Lrig_0.1, whole genome shotgun sequence, the genomic window GCCTAATTAATCAGAATAATTACTAATTAGGCCAAAGACCATGCCGTCATTTAGAAATTTATGTTGGGGGGTACACAGAAGCACACCTCATAGCCTAAATATCTTACATCGAATATCTTAAAAAAAGCAAAGAATgtattgtgtgtgtgtgtgtgtgtgttagaaTGTATTGTATGTGTATACGTTCTGCTGAAGACATGACAAACTAAATACAAATTAGGTTTCAAGCTGACTATAAGAAGTAAGAACTAATGCTTGATTTCTATATCTAAAATCTAAAATTCTAGTCATGGATAATCATTTTGATCAGATTCAGTAATGCCAAATCATGGATAATCATTTTCCTCAAAATATCTACTTTATTATAGCAGTCTTGCCAAACCTTCTACATGTACAACACATCATGGAAGACAACTGCAAAAAATACTTTCGGTTATCTGAGAACCATAATTGTTTCTACCCCTTACAACGTCTTCATTGTTTAATGTAATTGAATTATGTACATTTTGAAAAACTGCAAATATTACTTTTGTTTATCTTAGAAgtagttggggttgaagccgtcgTGGGGATCGATGTCGGGATACTTGGGCGTCAACGAGAACCTCGTTAGGGGTGTCCCATGCCCTTGGCCATAGTGAGACCCCGGGGTTGGCCGGTGAGTTGTTTGCCGGTGATGAGATGCTGCTTTGACACCCCCATAGGCCCGCGTGAGCCGACGAAAAAATCCCCTCCAAGATCTTGTCCATGAccgccttggccttgttctccatTGAATGGGCCATCCTCCACCAACCACTACGCGTTGGTGAGCCTGTCGGACGCTTCTTCAACAACCTCGTCTTTTTGGTGTTGTGGCACGTCTTGATCGGTGCATCGAGGGACGACAAATTTATTTGGCGGCATCTCGGTGAGAAGGCAAGGCGGTGATGAGCGGGAAGGAAAAGTGGCGAGAGTGATGGCGGCTCGGCGGTAAATGAGAGACATAGATGGGAAAACATGAGGGAAAAGGAATTTTAGGAGGGAATGTTTCCCCACTCTCGCCAACAGGTCTAGCCCTCCTGCTTTTCAGCTCCATCTGCCCCCCTCCCCTGCCCCCATCGTCCTCGGGTTGGGTGCGGCCTGGGAGCGTCGGATGGAAAAAAAGGCCCCATGTTGGTTGAAATCGGGCTTTGAGGGGGGTGGGGGGCAGGGGTAGTGGCTGGGCGGGTTTTTTGGTCTGGTACACCGCCAACGCCATTTTGGAGTGTTTTAAAGGGGCCAAGTGGAGGTGCTCTTAAGCAGCTACTCGTATTTTCGTACTGAAGATTAACTGGAGCAACCTAATTCATGCAGACAAACTCCAAGGAGTAGAGCCATGCGCATGCAAGCGTGTTCACAGTCCAGATGGTACTTCCGATTTCCGAATCTTCCAGCATGGTCTCAGATCAAACTGTTaagttatactccctccatttataTAAGGATGTGTAGAAATTATCTGAATTCAGATATATCTATACGCTGAAGAttatttagatatatctaaatttaatcAAACTTACAGTATCTTAATAAAGGTAGTACCTGCAACCCTCGCCCGCGCGGTGCTAGTGGTTACCAGTGGCTTCGTGTGCAACTCGTTGCCAAAATGGGGAATACAACTAAGCGCATGCACAATCCGTGCTTGGCCAGAGGCCAGCTCCCATCCGGAGATGGTAGTATGAGCTTCTGGAATCAGATGAACAACTCTTTCAAGATTTCAGGATATTAATTGTCTGCGCGATTCAAAGGATTTTAAAAGCACGGGAATAGGAAAAATGCAGAAATAATATGTCATGACATGTACGTTTGGTTGCACCACAGGAAAAGCAGGGGATTTCTATAGAGAGATTGAGTACATTAGAGTTGTCATAAGCACATAAGAAATTTTCCAAGAGATCTAACCTCTTTCTAAAAATCCTATGGAATTAATTGTAGTATAGAAAAGCTATCCATAGGAATTTGGGGGGtttaatcctttgaatcaaatgaTCTCTATAGAAAAAAATTCTGTAAATAAAAATCCTACACAAATTTAAtagaaatcctttgaatcaaacaagtCCTAATCCTTTTAACTGGACTACATGCATGCATAGGTTGTAGCCAGTAGACAGTGTTGTATGACACGCAGCGGAGTTATCTATTCGTGATGcaagcacgcggagatgaggaaaaaGACGGCGGGACGCCGACACCACCGGACATGCTGCGTCCATAGGTTGGACTCGTCGTTGCCTTTGGTCACCCGAGAGCGACCCGCGGTGCATGCACGGACGACGCCAGCACCAACAGCGTCTCGATCGGCAGCGGTTTGTGTTCACATCGGCGACCGCGACGCCCGAGAGCGACCCACTCTCGATCAACGCATGCAATCGAGCGTTCAACTGGACAACTAGAGCCAAGCTGCACTCGCGAAAGAGACCGGCGAGGTGCATGGCATCAAGAAAAGCTATACTCTCCGTAATACGGCACTGCGGATCACGCAAAGCAAATATCAGCTGGAACCGTCTATGTCAGCTAGTACAAGGCTTTTGCTGCATGTAGGAAATGCACACTTGCCATAACATACGTTTTCCATTATCTTCGGCTCCACCGCGGAATTCAGCCTCGTGCTCTTGTCGTACTACAACTGAAGTAAAAGGAAGCAAGCAGGCGTGCATGCACCGGATCGAGGACGACGCGACATGTGCGAACGTGAGTCGGCGACGAGCAAGTAGACCACTGACCGGCAGAGGCACTCCCACACTGTGGCATATCTCCAGAGGCCTCCAGTGGCTCCCCCAAGTAGAGTCAGTGATGTACGATATTTTCGGAGAGAAgtctcttcttcttttcttcatggGAGCACTAGCTAGCTTTGGATGACCGGTTGAGCACTTTAGGCTTGTCCTGAACAGAATCGAGCTGTATCTTCTGATTGCTGGAGATCAAGATCGGAGTATCTAATTCATTGGTTCGGCCTATCAGTGAAGATTGAAGATCGCCTAATTCTCAATTATCCTAGCAGTGGCAACTTTTTTTTTGTTGGTGATTTTTCAATGCGACACTTCATCACGTTTTCACGTGATTCCTGCACAGCTTCCGCCACTCACGCAGTAGTTATGtccaactagatttagatgtgcgccttggcgcacgatcccgtgaagttcATGAAAATGTTCAATTTAtataagggtgataaaaatagctgCAATGTTCTTTGATTTACTGGAATCAATTAAGATAAAAATCTTCATAACTCCTGATCTCGTACTCGAAGCAATAAATTTTATTCTTATGATGTaaactggatttttttttaaatctcgGTGAATGTAAGACTCAATTATTTGTTTCTTAGTTACATAGTTTCAGTCAGACAGTTTTCTTATAGTGAAAAGGGATAGAACGTAAACATGTGAGAGACAAGTCAGTAAAGAAATATTTGCATTGGACACTTGTAAGGCGGAGCTGAGGAAGACCAAAGTTGCAATAGTTAATGAGGTCGTTGGTCACTTCGAGCCAACGGTCATGAAGAACAGCTGAACGTCCATCGGGTTGTTGGTGTTCTTCTTTGCCACCTTGGCTAGCTCTGCGCGCCACCATCTTTTTCTCGTTTTCAGAAGATCCAAAGCAACTAAGTTTACAGTACCTGAAAGTTCACAGCAAAAGAGTCACAACTTTAGCTTATAAGTGATGATTAGACATACCGATAGGCCACTAAACAGTGAAAATTAGTAGAAAAACGGTTAGATCAAAGACGCAAACATTGCACTCGCGGCACACAAACTGTGCTCAATGTACAGACCAATCTAGCAGACCTAGCTGCAAGAGCTTGCCGCATAAGGCCTTGTTATAATTATACTGAAATTGATGCGATTCTTATCTGGCTAGCCAATTCTAAATTTCTTTTTATCAATCAAGCAAGAATCGTATCAATTTGAATCTCATGTTTGGTTCCTCAGACATACTGATATCTGAACAATAAAATAAGGAAAGTTGGCGTCAAATTGAGTCATATATTTACATTCTCCCGGACAAGAGCTCAATCGACTGGTCTGTTGTAAGTGCCCACAGTATGGCAATGGTAGGTGAAATGAGCTGACACGCTACCATCTGGTATGTTCTTTTTTCTTGAACTACTAAATCTGAACTTCATTTCGATAAATCAGCCAGCTCTGACTACTTTCATCTGCAGACATCTGAAATTAGCTCCCTGACTATAGTCTTGTTCCTGCAATGAACTTCACATAATCAGCCCTTATTTTACGCACACTAATGGGTAATTTATAAGACTCTCCGCATAAGCACCTAAGTAGAAAACACAACATCTGGGGCATGTTCTTACAGTCCATGCTCATAAATGACACGCTACAACTGAATTATTTCTTAGTCCCATAAAATGCGTAGAAGAACTTAGTTTAAGTAAACACCATGTAGCCTGAAAAGTGCGTAAAAACATATGAGCTAAATGTCAAAAGTCATATTATAAACAGAAAAAATCCTAACAGAGCAGGTGGTCTAACAGGAATAATAAAAGGCACAAGATGGGAGTGTGTGAGACCCAAAACCTATATACAGATTAAGATGGAAACTTAAATGCAGAGGATAGAAAAGGGGAAAAAATTATGTTTCAGATCAAAGAGATCCAGCCAGAAAGAAAAGATCAGCAAGGCAAATTAATATGGAAACCACCTGATCTGGATGGGTATGCCTGAATGTCGATGTCAGTTTTGTAAAACATGCAAATTATAGCTCATGGGGTGCCGTGGTTCGTGACCATATGGGACAGGTGAAAACCTCTGCCTGGGGAACTATTCCAAAGTGTGATTGATAGTGCAGAAATGGCTGAAGCAATTGCTTGTCTGGAAGGTATTAAAGAAAATTTAAACGCTGTTGATTCAGGCCTAACCATCGAAAGTGACTGTGCAACTATAATTTAAAAAGGCAGCTCGATAGAAAGAGATCACTCCCTGACCTGAAGTGTTATCACTGATATCCAACGTCTAGTTTCTTTGCTAGCTGCCTTCAGGTTTAAAAAATTTGTACAGACCAATACAAGCTGGCCCATGAAATTGCTAATTTTAATCGTGTAAGTAACAGTGGTGTTGTGTTACTTGTTCAGTTCCTCCCTGCGTGTTGGAACTGGTCAGTAATGATTGTAACCGAAACCTTTCTCTCGAGTAGTATATGGCACCATTTCAAAACAAAATTATATACATATCTGTATGGAAACATATGTCACTATTTTTGTGTCACAAAAGAATAAGGTTAATACCACCCTATGTTGCACCCAAAGGAATTATGGCCATAAAATATGAGACTCTGCAGATGAAAGAGTTGAACCAATATTGCAACATGCTCAAAGGAAAAAGGATACTCACAAGAGGAGAACTAATATGCAATATGTTCAACAGGAAAAATGGCAGTCACCAGGGTAACAGTCAGCAATTCAGGAGTGATTCCACTCGTAAGTTAAATAAATGAACAAACTCAATCTGTAGTAATGCGGAGAAAGTATCCCACCATCACGTTTTCCGCTGAGCTTACTTAGGATTAAACTAAAATAAGTTGTAGAGATAGAGAGTAACTCACCACCAAAGCACATATTGACATTGGCATGGTAAGGAGCTGCAAGACCATAAGTGACAGTACAGAACAACAGTTATCTCCTGAAATATTCTAGTATACATTGCATTGTATTGCATACACCAAATAAGAGTAAAGAGCATGGCAACATAAAGATGAACTGCATAAGAATCACTCACACAAAAACTGTCCTAACCTGATGATGATCAAGCATAGCGAAATCAAAGGGTCAATGAGCCTGATCCGACAAAAATTCTTCTTTTGTGCAAGAATAAATGGGGGATTGGAGAAATCAAGTACAAAGAGTTATTTTTTCAGGACTAAGAAGATAGACAGTACCGACAATTAATCATACTTGACTTTCAGATATGCTTTCTATCTTTCTTATGTATACAAATTCTTCTAGGAGCAGAAGTACTTAACTTTGCATGAACCTACAAAGGCAAGAAACATGACTTACCTCATTTAAAAATCCGGTAACCAGGGGAGAAGAGGTGTCGGAGGTGAGACGATGCGCCACTCGCCAACATCTTCCTTGACCTTGATGAACCAGAGATAAACAATGCGCCACATGAGGCGGTGCTGGGCACACATATCCCACTAATAAAATTGTATAAATAATATAGGAGGGAccttagcaaacctagcatcaaAACAAAAATGATTTTTAGAAGACAAAATATGGCACGTGAACATAGATCTAGGTACCATATGCATGAGAAGAGAAAACGAATAAACGTAAAAGCAAGAAAGATAGTAGCCTCTTAACGACTTGGCCTGAACCAGAGGTTTTCTTCCCAACTAACCAGAAAATGGAAAAGAATTAATGAATGGGTTAACCTGTAGGTCCATGAAATGAGCAGTATCGGGCAGGAAAATACCGAGGCAGGTCGGTTGATCCAAGGTGACAGACAAACAATAGATAATAACAATTCTGAGACCAAATCAGCGGAAGAATCATTTGAAAGAAATATAGAGCATGAAGAAGAACAAATGAGATCACTTGACTGTTTCCACACCAGCCAAATGCCATCAAAGCATATGGTCTTTGGAGAAAGAGAGGAGGAGGCAGCTGGTCGATGCGAGGACTGCAACGGAACAATGCACGCAGGCAGTGCCGGCAAAAGTGTCGAGGACGCAGACGACGGGGATGAACATGCACCGTTTCTTATTTGTATGCTAAATAATGAAAAAGGCATCAGACAATCCAAACCATCAATGTCCGAAAATATGTACTCCAACAGAAATGCCATACAGGAAAGAGTACTAATTGTGCTGCAAAATCTGAGTACAAATTAAATGTCATAGCTCAGTCTAATAACAGGTAAAAGGTTACTGTTAAGAACGATAGGGGTCTACTTGCATCCACTGATAAAGTAAGCTGAAATATAAATATATTTGGCACTGTAGTATAACTACTAAGTAAGTTGTATTTTAGCCTGGCAAATTATATTCATAAACAGACTGTTTGTCTTTCTATACTTATCTCATTGAGTTTAGTCCACACGCCACATGAGAAATGAATATCAGTCTTATTTTGCAATTCACGAGCTGCTAGAGAGTAATTAGTAAGTTTAACTCAATCATGAACACTTTATCTTGCTAtataatatttgtaaaacaaaaaaTGGAGTACCGTACAAGGAAGTTCAATGACAACCTATGCCACCTTAAGTGTTACTTGTTGAATACACTGATCAGGGCCTTTTTAATTCCAATAAAATGGAACATATTCCATCAAATAAAAGCATGCACAACATAGCTGGGCACCAATATCCACGAATCAAGAATTCAAGATAAAGAACGGGTGTTAATTACACACTATTTTCCTCACACAGTACCTAACGGTGCTGGATACACTTACAATATTGGTAGATAAGCAGATCAATAGAATTGCGAACTATTGCTTAAATTTGTTGGCCAAACAACTCAGTTTCGTTTATCGTCTTTGTTCATGCAAATGAAACAAAATATGTGAATGACCAGTTTAGATTTATGTCAAACACCTTGTATGCATGCTAAGCAGAATCTGCACAAACATGATTTTCTGGGATTAaatcgagagagagaggaggcaaATCGTTAGGAAGAAAAGATCTTGGGTAACTACATCGAAAACTCATGGCATTCTCGTTCTTGCTCCCGTTGATTGTTGGGGAAAGAGGGATCAGCCCGAGGTCTccgctccaccgctgcacctctgtTTAACGCCAACAGTTTTCTTGGCCGTGGGTGATGGTGATTGGTGCCCTCCATGGCAAAGAAGAGGCAGATGAGGAAGAGATTGAAAAGGAACAAAATAAGCAAATAGAAActcaagagagagagaggaaaaaaaaaagaaccggGGAGATCATACCCCAAAACACCAAGAAAAGGCATGGGGAAATAAGAATAGAAGAGAACCACCCACATAAACCAAGGATTAAAACGTAAATAGGCTCTAGCTCGTCCAGGTGCGCGCTCGCCACCGACGCCCACGCACAAGCTCACCTCCGCCGACGTCCACGCACGTGCTcaccgccgatgccgatgcccacACACGCGCACGTTGCCATCGCCCACGCGCTCCCTTCctaccgccgccgcagccgccgccggcctcgcgtCCAGTCTCCTCCGTCGCTCCGGCGCTCCAAGCCGCCGCTTCTTTCATGAGAGAGAGATCGAAAAGGAACCGGTACTCGGTGGTGGGGAATTGGGGAACTGGGAGAAGAAGGCGAGGGCGAGAGACGCCACCCCTAATTTTGGTCCTCGTCGAGGCCGACGGCAcgagagagagaagagcgaggAAAATCTCACGGGAGAGGAGAGAGGCGGCGGCATCACACGGAGGGGACGGAGGTGTCAGGGGAGAGGAGGAAAATACCAGAGACGCATGTGAGAGACGATAATAGGGTTTGCTCCCGATATTTCTGGCTAGCTGACCCAATCATGAGATGCCGCCCCGTGCTCCGCCCCTCCGCCCCGTGCCGGCGCCGCTCCTCTTGGCCGCCCCGTGctccgcctctccgccgccggcccGGAGCTCGCGGCGCCGTCGGCACGCCCTCCGCGCCACGTCGACGCACGGTTCAAGGGCAAGCCCGCCGTCGCGCCGCCCCCGCGGTGGCCCGTCACTCGCGCCTTgctcgccgccgcggaggaggtcgCCGAGATGGTGCACCTGCTCCTCTCTCTCCTGCATCAACCGCCGGCGCTGCTCAAGGCGGCGAATGGGGAGCGGGGATTGGGGAGAGGAGAAGAGGCGGCTCAAGGCGGGGAGGCGGGGATTGGGGAGAGGAGAGAggcggggattggggaggagcacACGATGCGCCAACGCCGGGCCGGGAGGGCTTTTaccgacccatggataaaatgcgggttcgcgcgagggcctcgcgccctggaCCGAACggacggccgagatcgcgccacgtcagctcgatcggacggcccaaaatccaaagcgctgtgagagctccatgagggtgcagcaatcataccgtgggatgCACAGCCAACTGTCTTCCTACACAACCGCTAATCCATTGGTTTAATCGGCTTAATCAACACACACAGAGACAAGTACCATGAGCGCGCGCCGTCACGCCACACCTAGCAAGTAAACAAAAAAGCTAGTACTGCCAAGCACGTGTACACAATACGATACGATACATACTCCGGACTCCGGTTCTCGAGACCGTGGATGGACGAAAGAGAAGGCCAAACCGAATATTTCCACCAGCTCACGGCCGTCGGATCGGAGCACACGCGGCAGCTTCCCGTGCGGCGCCGCGATCTGGAGGGAACCCGTGCGGAAGCTGCGAAAACCTGTGGTACAGTGGTGCCACCTCACGACCCGTCCCGGTCGGGGCCGTCAAAACCTGATGGCGACGCCGCGCCCAAAAAGCTCCCGATCGCACGCGCATGTCTCCCCTTGTCCCATTCCCGATCGGCTCCTGTGATCCCCTGCTATAAAAGCTCGCTGCCGCGGCGGAACTGGCCACAACTCGGCAGGCAGGCGGCAAGCAAGCAACAGCTGCTTCCTGCTTTAGTAGCTTCTTCCATCACCGGTTTTGATTGCTGCTCGGCGGCGTGTGACAAGACAAGGGGAGAGAGTGATAGTTTCAGAAAGAGTAGCTTTTCTTGAAGAGGGTGGAAGGAGATCGATCAAGAACTCGAGATGTGCATGGACAAGTCCGCCGTGCCGGCGAAGAAGATCTGGCTCGCAATCGCCTCCCGCCTCGGCCTCCGCCCAACAGCCGGTAAGTTCAGCTCTtctgttttacatcatcgatcgtCCTCTTGAATTTATTGCCAATGGCGGCCATATATTCCGCCAAATTCGAAGCTATTGGATTTGTTTCTGATCGATCGGTTCGCTTGCGCTGCAGGGCTGCGGAACCTGAGGAAGGAGGTGAGGACGTGCGAGTACCGCGACGTGCACGTCATGTGGGAGATGCTCAGGGAGATGGGCTCCCCGCTGGTGCCcctggaggagaaggaggccgccgcagccgcggccgtcgcggcggccgccgctgccaggaagaagaagacggccTGGAGGCGGTTCGTATACTACTGCTGCGCGTTCTGATCATCTGAGATGTCGATGAACGCGGAAACTGGGCATCGTCAGAGTTAGAGCAGAGGCCATGTGTAATTCGAAACAGCATTGGCCCTCTCACAGAGTGTGCAAATAGGCAGATGCGCAGATAAAT contains:
- the LOC124700628 gene encoding uncharacterized protein LOC124700628; this translates as MCMDKSAVPAKKIWLAIASRLGLRPTAGLRNLRKEVRTCEYRDVHVMWEMLREMGSPLVPLEEKEAAAAAAVAAAAAARKKKTAWRRFVYYCCAF